A region of Homo sapiens chromosome X, GRCh38.p14 Primary Assembly DNA encodes the following proteins:
- the CETN2 gene encoding centrin-2, whose amino-acid sequence MASNFKKANMASSSQRKRMSPKPELTEEQKQEIREAFDLFDADGTGTIDVKELKVAMRALGFEPKKEEIKKMISEIDKEGTGKMNFGDFLTVMTQKMSEKDTKEEILKAFKLFDDDETGKISFKNLKRVAKELGENLTDEELQEMIDEADRDGDGEVSEQEFLRIMKKTSLY is encoded by the exons ATG GCCTCCAACTTTAAGAAGGCAAACATGGCATCAAGTTCTCAGCGAAAAAGAATGAGCCCTAAGCCTGAGCTTACTGAAGAGCAAAAGCAGGAGATCCGGGAAGCTTTTGATCTTTTCGATGCGGATGGAACTGGCACCATAGATGTTAAAGAACTGAAG GTGGCAATGAGGGCCCTGGGCTTTGAAcccaagaaagaagaaattaagaaaatgataagTGAAATTGATAAGGAAGGGACAGGAAAAATGAACTTTGGTGACTTTTTAACTGTGATGACCCAGAAAATG TCTGAGAAAGATACTAAAGAAGAAATCCTGAAAGCTTTCAAGCTCTTTGATGATGATGAAACTGGGAAGATTTCGTTCAAAAATCTGAAACGCGTGGCCAAGGAGTTGGGTGAGAACCTGACTGATGAGGAGCTGCAG GAAATGATTGATGAAGCTGATcgagatggagatggagaggtCAGTGAGCAAGAGTTCCTGCGCATCATGAAAAAGACCAGCCTCTATTAA